Within Microcebus murinus isolate Inina chromosome 8, M.murinus_Inina_mat1.0, whole genome shotgun sequence, the genomic segment ccaattaattcctttctatttatagtagagacggggtctccctcgggctggttttgaactcctgaccttgagcaatccgcccgcctcggcctcccaagagctaggattacaggcgtgagccacagcgcccggccatcaattgcttttttatctttttaaagcaaaCGTGCTTTCGGAGTACAGTTTTCCACTGTTTCATCCATTTGATTTTCTAGTCCActtatagttttaggtttatgTTAAAACGAACTCTTCTATTTCTGCGGATTTTTCTCACTAAGTTTTTTCTTTACCCTCCATGTACTCAAACAATATAATTGCCATCTCCTTTCTTCAGAGCAAAAAGGTATGTCTCATTACCTGAAATCCTTGTTTCCGCTGGTACTTTCTCCTTTGCTGCATATCAGCAAAGGTAGCTGCTCCAGTTGGGTAGGTATAGGCCATATGTGGTAGGAAGCTCATCTGATCCAGTCCTGGGTATGGTCGTAGCCCAGGGATACTGGTCTGGACTGGTGGCATGAAAGTGGCAGGGGGAAATGCGCTTTGTGGTGGAAGAGCTGTGTATAAAGGTTTGGCACTAAATGGGTTCATGCCGAACACTGGGTTAGTGCTTTTGTTGTCCAGATTATTTGAATTTGAAAACTCCTTCTTGATAAAAGTCAAGTTCAGAGGCTCATCTGAATTTTCAGATGACGAAGAAACACTGTTATGGTCTAAATTTATGCTACtagcttttgttttgttctttgtggCTATAATACTTTTGGGTTCCTTCATTTGTTTTGGTAATGACAAGTCCAAAGGCTCAGCCTGGAGCTCCTCGGAAGAGAAGCTGTTTGGAGTGTATGAACTACTGTGGGAGTTTTTAGAAGATGTGGAGGAAAGATTTAAGGGAGAAGGAGTATTACTCCTTGAGTGGTCCAATTTTTCAACTGGTTTAATATTGGTAAAATGGGAAGGTTTTGTTAGCCTGAGAGGAGGATCACAATTCGTAACACTGTTGTGGAGTTCTGCTATAGACGGTGATGTTATGGAGTCCATAGGTTTTACAGGAGAGCGGGGTAACAAGGAGTCTTTTGTGGGAGGGTTACTGTTGGCAGCTAACGGCTTGGAGTTCCTTTCCAGTGATGGTGACCTGGAATTTGAATACTGGTAGACTTTTCGTTGCTCAAACCATTCCTTCACAAATTCCTGAGGAAGGCCCACAGCAATGGAAATTTTCAGCAGTTCATCAGAGTTGGGCTCCATGTTCATAGCATAATATGCTTTCAGTACAGACATGTGGTCCTTGTATGGGTTGATGGGGCTTGTCATTCCTTTCTCAGAAAGTACAGATGACAAGAGGAGGGCTTTATTATCAACAAAAACTCCGGCTTTGTTGGGGACTATGTTTTCATGAGGTTGCAGGACCGCCTTGATCTCTTCATTCATCTTACAAAGGTAACGTTCATGCTGATGCAAAGGGATGGGGCCAGGAAAACTTTCTTTACAGAACTGGCATGAAAATGGCGTGGATATGTTGTGGTTCTCAATCATTTTATCGTCGGTGACCAAATCTATTAAAGTACGCAGcttctctttctttatattaCTGATCTGTCTCCTTGAGTCAGTAGTCAAGCTCTGGAGGCAAGCTTTGGCTTCATTGACTTTTTCTAACGTATAGTCAATAATACTTTTAGTGGCACCATTATGACTCACTACTGGAAGACCGACAGGTGGAATATTAGGAGAAGTAACACCTTGTTCCTCAGGTTGAGAACATGGATCCTTCATGTGATAACCTTTCAACTTGGAAATTTCTTCAGCCTTGCAGTCCATTTTTTGCCTGGAAACCGTATTGTCCACAATCTGTAGAACCTTTTGCACCTCACTTAAATTACTATTCATGGTGGGAAATCCAAGTAAAGGGCCTTCCATCCCTACACCTAAGTGCTGCATTGGACTCTGAGCAGATGGATGAACTCCTAAAGGGCTGGTGGCTCCAAGCCCACCATTCATAAAGGGACTAGTGCCACTAAACCCGTGTGTGGCCATAAGAACTTTATAGTCATTGAAGTCTAGTGGTTCTGTCTTAATTTTAAGTAAGCCTGTTTGTTCAGACATACTCAGTGGTTTTCCATTCTCCAACTTGTTTCTTAACTGGGTAATGGCTGAATTAGTaggagaagaagaaacagaattagGGGAAGAACCCGTCTTGATATTGTTTCTCATTCGGCCATTTACTGAGATTAAACCAATACATTTCTTGCTGCTGATGTGCGAACTGTAGGAACCAGAATGGGAGAAACGTTTCTTGCAGTTTGGGCACTCGTAAGGTTTTTCACCTAAAATGATAATTGAAATTAACATTACATTTCTTTGATTAGGTAACAATTCTAGTTGTCTACCAAGACTAGAATCTGTGAAACCAAATGGAAGGAACACAATGGGCTACCTCTACATGCTAGGTGCTTAGATTAGAATTATATGGCCACAACTGTTTCTGGGCTTTATCTACCCTGGGAGGACATAACTCAAGATGTTAGCCGTGAAAGGTAGGGCTATCTATGCCTTTTTCTGCTAAGATCCCAAATCTTGTCTTGCCATCGGCAGCCTCCTATTTAAACAGAGTGTCAGATTAATGTGTGGTCAATAGCACAATAAAGATGTCACAGTATTTAAAGGGAAGTGTAGCCATGGCTTTAATCAACTCTGTGGAGATTccattgattctaccaatccaacTAGTCCTTTGAATAGCATCCAATTTGGTAATAAAATGCTTGGCAGAGCTATCAAACTAGTTATAAAGAAGAAATCTCAGTGGTAGGATACCGTTCTGTGATACACAGCTCTCAGAAATCAGGGGACATTTATCATACACAGCTCTTATCCAAAATCCTTCAACTTTCTTTCATGGTTAGGTATCAAAAATGAATATCCTTCAGAATTTGTCAGTTGAGGTTCCTCAGGGGAAAATTTTTTGATCTGGAGAAGGGGTTTCAAAAGCACAAAAAGGAGCCTCTAGATTTTGtaatgaattaaaacatttgtAGTTTTTAAGAAGTATAAGCATACTTCTTCTTCCTGTTATAAGATAATGTTATTGGTGGTGCCCTAAGTCTCATGAAGACAAGTTAGGCCCACATAGTTTATGAAACAAATGGGTAGTTCCAA encodes:
- the ZEB2 gene encoding zinc finger E-box-binding homeobox 2; this encodes MKQPIMADGPRCKRRKQANPRRKNVVNYDNVVDTGSETDEEDKLHIAEDDGIANPLDQETSPASVPNHESSPHVSQALLPREEEEDEIREGGVEHPWHNSEILQASVDGPEEMKEDYDTMGPEARIQTTVNNGTVKNANCTSDFEEYFAKRKLEERDGHAVSIEEYLQRSDTAIIYPEAPEELSRLGTPEANGQEENDLPPGTPDAFAQLLTCPYCDRGYKRLTSLKEHIKYRHEKNEENFSCPLCSYTFAYRTQLERHMVTHKPGTDQHQMLTQGAGNRKFKCTECGKAFKYKHHLKEHLRIHSGEKPYECPNCKKRFSHSGSYSSHISSKKCIGLISVNGRMRNNIKTGSSPNSVSSSPTNSAITQLRNKLENGKPLSMSEQTGLLKIKTEPLDFNDYKVLMATHGFSGTSPFMNGGLGATSPLGVHPSAQSPMQHLGVGMEGPLLGFPTMNSNLSEVQKVLQIVDNTVSRQKMDCKAEEISKLKGYHMKDPCSQPEEQGVTSPNIPPVGLPVVSHNGATKSIIDYTLEKVNEAKACLQSLTTDSRRQISNIKKEKLRTLIDLVTDDKMIENHNISTPFSCQFCKESFPGPIPLHQHERYLCKMNEEIKAVLQPHENIVPNKAGVFVDNKALLLSSVLSEKGMTSPINPYKDHMSVLKAYYAMNMEPNSDELLKISIAVGLPQEFVKEWFEQRKVYQYSNSRSPSLERNSKPLAANSNPPTKDSLLPRSPVKPMDSITSPSIAELHNSVTNCDPPLRLTKPSHFTNIKPVEKLDHSRSNTPSPLNLSSTSSKNSHSSSYTPNSFSSEELQAEPLDLSLPKQMKEPKSIIATKNKTKASSINLDHNSVSSSSENSDEPLNLTFIKKEFSNSNNLDNKSTNPVFGMNPFSAKPLYTALPPQSAFPPATFMPPVQTSIPGLRPYPGLDQMSFLPHMAYTYPTGAATFADMQQRRKYQRKQGFQGELLDGAQDYMSGLDDMTDSDSCLSRKKIKKTESGMYACDLCDKTFQKSSSLLRHKYEHTGKRPHQCQICKKAFKHKHHLIEHSRLHSGEKPYQCDKCGKRFSHSGSYSQHMNHRYSYCKREAEEREAAEREAREKGHLEPAELLMNRAYLQSITPQGYSDSEERESMPRDGESEKEHEKEGDDGYGKLGRQDGDEEFEEEEEESENKSMDTDPETIRDEEETGDHSMDDSSEDGKMETKSDHEEDNMEDGM